Proteins encoded in a region of the Caballeronia sp. M1242 genome:
- a CDS encoding ParB/RepB/Spo0J family partition protein, whose translation MSNNIREQLMAKTANLPKPADFKGESKKDRNARGPQTMPGITSALAAAQLRIQELESKGVETDIPIEAIVPNPWQPRRQFNEGKLSELARSIDEVGLLQAVTVRRIGESFQLVAGERRLRAHKLINKEAIRAVVIECSDQDMAALALMENVTRDDLSDYEIAIAIRRAEAEFPNRTRLAEAMGISRSDLYRFLAFDALPDFVKRDLDLTPSVLGASSAQDVANALKKSGEAGLKALQELWPQVLSGDLVQTKLAASLGAHISRGGAATDAGGRSILKIFAGKVQAGSITKDVKGLTFKFKAGVVTEEQENQLREHIGKMFSIRSE comes from the coding sequence GTGAGTAACAACATTAGAGAACAACTCATGGCCAAGACGGCCAACCTTCCGAAGCCGGCCGATTTCAAAGGCGAGTCGAAGAAGGATCGAAACGCCCGAGGTCCGCAGACGATGCCCGGCATCACGAGCGCGCTTGCAGCGGCGCAGCTTCGGATTCAGGAGTTGGAATCGAAGGGTGTGGAGACGGACATTCCAATCGAGGCGATCGTGCCGAACCCGTGGCAGCCGCGTCGTCAATTCAATGAGGGCAAGCTCTCGGAACTGGCGCGGTCCATCGATGAGGTCGGGTTGCTTCAGGCGGTTACGGTTCGCCGCATCGGGGAGTCGTTTCAGTTGGTCGCCGGCGAGCGGCGGCTGCGTGCGCATAAGCTCATCAACAAGGAGGCGATTCGCGCAGTTGTGATCGAGTGCTCTGATCAGGATATGGCAGCGCTTGCGTTGATGGAGAACGTGACGCGTGACGATCTGTCGGACTATGAGATCGCTATTGCGATTCGGCGTGCGGAAGCAGAATTTCCGAACCGCACTAGGCTGGCGGAGGCGATGGGCATCTCGCGGAGCGATCTCTATCGGTTCCTGGCGTTTGATGCGCTGCCCGATTTCGTTAAGCGCGATCTGGATTTGACGCCTTCGGTTTTAGGCGCGTCGTCGGCGCAGGACGTTGCGAACGCGCTGAAAAAGTCGGGCGAAGCGGGGCTGAAGGCGCTGCAGGAACTGTGGCCGCAGGTGCTATCGGGCGATCTCGTTCAGACGAAGCTCGCTGCGAGTTTGGGCGCGCATATTAGCCGAGGCGGTGCGGCTACAGACGCTGGCGGGCGTAGCATCTTGAAGATCTTCGCGGGAAAGGTGCAAGCGGGGAGCATCACGAAGGACGTCAAGGGATTGACGTTTAAGTTTAAGGCGGGCGTGGTCACTGAGGAGCAGGAAAATCAGCTCCGAGAGCATATAGGGAAGATGTTCTCAATACGGTCTGAGTGA
- a CDS encoding ParA family protein produces MANVGSLPMEDRKVSLREVAEFADNLEPFSDNLREQILAPRPRKTAPFYTISELAEMCNLTRQQIQYLVTKGEGGLPSGTLNGNGRSRTFTLPEVRLWVKMASDIYQTRLDDADGTFRGKVLTTAQLKGGSAKTTTTVCLAQALTLLGRKVLLIDLDPQASASELCGLYAEKEISGDDTVLPYIYDQNIEGGLGASVQSTYWDGLDIIPGHTFLYGAEFLLPARQKTIQGYRFWAVLREGLEPLRAQYDYILIDTSPSLSYMNLNALLAADALVMPMIPENLDFISSLAFWRLFSDVAEDFLPYEEDKVYDFISILLSKVDYGKTSSAPVVRQWAQSAYGRWLDPFEIPASSVMSGGALSFSTALDVVSTHSTAKSLQRVRQPMMQYAKWLDDMFVKSWKEAA; encoded by the coding sequence ATGGCCAACGTAGGCAGCCTACCAATGGAAGACCGCAAAGTATCGCTTCGGGAAGTGGCGGAGTTTGCGGATAACCTCGAACCGTTTTCGGACAACCTTCGCGAGCAGATCCTCGCACCGCGCCCGCGCAAGACAGCACCCTTTTACACCATCAGCGAACTTGCCGAGATGTGCAACCTCACTCGGCAGCAAATTCAGTATCTCGTGACTAAAGGCGAAGGTGGTCTGCCGAGCGGCACACTAAATGGCAACGGGCGCAGCCGGACGTTCACATTGCCCGAGGTGCGACTGTGGGTGAAGATGGCTTCGGATATCTACCAGACGCGGCTCGACGATGCCGACGGCACCTTTCGCGGCAAGGTGCTCACTACGGCGCAGTTGAAGGGAGGCTCGGCGAAGACTACGACAACCGTATGCCTGGCACAAGCTCTGACGCTGCTCGGCCGGAAAGTCTTGTTGATCGATCTGGATCCGCAAGCGTCGGCGTCGGAGCTCTGCGGACTTTATGCAGAGAAGGAAATCTCGGGGGACGACACCGTGCTCCCTTATATCTATGACCAGAACATCGAAGGTGGGCTGGGCGCGAGCGTGCAGTCGACCTACTGGGATGGGCTCGACATTATCCCCGGTCATACCTTCCTGTACGGAGCAGAGTTTCTGCTTCCCGCGCGGCAGAAGACGATCCAGGGCTATCGGTTCTGGGCGGTTTTGCGGGAGGGGCTCGAGCCGCTGCGCGCGCAGTACGACTACATTCTGATCGATACGTCGCCCTCGCTGTCTTACATGAACCTGAACGCATTGCTGGCAGCCGACGCGCTCGTCATGCCAATGATTCCCGAGAATCTCGACTTCATCAGCTCGTTGGCGTTCTGGCGGCTTTTCTCCGATGTCGCGGAAGATTTTCTGCCGTACGAAGAGGACAAGGTGTACGACTTCATCTCGATCCTGCTGTCGAAGGTCGATTACGGTAAGACGTCGTCGGCGCCGGTCGTCCGGCAGTGGGCGCAAAGTGCGTACGGCCGTTGGCTCGATCCGTTCGAGATCCCGGCGAGTTCTGTGATGAGCGGCGGTGCGCTGTCGTTCTCGACTGCGCTGGACGTCGTCAGTACGCACTCGACGGCCAAGTCGTTGCAACGGGTTCGTCAGCCGATGATGCAGTATGCCAAGTGGCTCGACGATATGTTCGTTAAATCCTGGAAGGAGGCGGCGTGA